A region of the Candidatus Zixiibacteriota bacterium genome:
AGTCCCGACTCGGCGACACCATTGTCGTCGAGCCAAAAGTTACTTCCCTTCTGACGGAACATCTCCTTGAGAGCGGCAGCGGCGATCTGCGGATAGCGCGGCGCCCGGGAGTAGCGGCGGGCGAGGGATTCATCCATATACTTGAGGTCGGGCAGGTAGACAGCGATGGAGCCCTCGAGTTCGCGAATCGTTTCGACGCGATCGTAGCCGCCGTTGTTGAAGACGTAGCGCAAGCCGGGGCGAATGTAGTTGAGGGCGCGGATGAGCACTTTCATCTGCGGGATGAAATGCGAAGGCGAGACGAAGCCGACCAGGTTGATGCCGCCATCGAGGACGGATTCAACGCGAGCGAGAATGTCGGACAGGTCGGATAGTTCCTGCTCGGGGGACTCGCGATTGCGGCTGATTTCGTAGTTCTGGCAATAGACGCACTGCATGTTGCAGCGATTGAAGAAGATGTTGCAGATACCGCGTGGGCCGGAAAGTACGGGTTCCTCGCCGCGGTGTGGGAAGATCGAAGCGACGGAAAAACCGACGCCGCTTTGGCAGAAACCGAGTTGGGGCGAGTTGCGGTCGGCATGGCAATCGCGCGGGCAGATGGAGCAGTCGGAAAGTTCGGCCAAGGGCGCGAGGATTTCGGGCCAGGGGAGGTGGGTATAGCGGGAATGCATTAGGGAAAGGTAAATGTTTCTGAGAGCGAGGGCAAGCAGAGGGCGCCGATTTCAGGAAGCCAGCGCGACGCAGAGGCACCCTCACCTCTGCTCTCCCAAGAGGAGAGGGGAAGC
Encoded here:
- a CDS encoding radical SAM protein; this translates as MAELSDCSICPRDCHADRNSPQLGFCQSGVGFSVASIFPHRGEEPVLSGPRGICNIFFNRCNMQCVYCQNYEISRNRESPEQELSDLSDILARVESVLDGGINLVGFVSPSHFIPQMKVLIRALNYIRPGLRYVFNNGGYDRVETIRELEGSIAVYLPDLKYMDESLARRYSRAPRYPQIAAAALKEMFRQKGSNFWLDDNGVAESGL